A single window of Nocardia sp. NBC_01327 DNA harbors:
- a CDS encoding alpha/beta fold hydrolase, translating into MSTERMPELPGVEHHFIDVGGLRMHVAVAGSGEPLVLLHGWPQHWWEWRQVIGPLAERYRVICPDLRGLGWSGAPPEGYRPEVMADDIAGLLDRMGVHRFRLVGHDWGGLVGYQLALRSPDRVSHYIAVNTASPFLRPTPRVLLNGLRVWHIPLNAAPLIGHRMSGSVVPRWALRRWTYRSATLTSEDTRIFLAQFRDPARVRATVSYYRNIVRRELPLLLFGKYRWSRLTVPVLVLSGDRDPLLQPALMTGFERWAPDVRVESMVDVGHFPPIEDPGRFVAGVLGFCADPGDRDCVTPDTVMG; encoded by the coding sequence ATGAGTACCGAGCGCATGCCCGAGTTGCCCGGGGTCGAACATCACTTCATCGATGTCGGCGGGCTGCGCATGCACGTCGCGGTCGCCGGGAGTGGGGAACCACTGGTGCTGTTGCACGGCTGGCCGCAGCACTGGTGGGAGTGGCGGCAGGTCATCGGGCCACTCGCAGAGCGCTATCGCGTGATCTGCCCGGATCTGCGGGGGCTCGGCTGGAGCGGCGCTCCGCCGGAGGGTTATCGGCCCGAGGTGATGGCCGACGATATCGCCGGATTGCTCGACCGGATGGGGGTGCACCGGTTTCGCCTGGTCGGCCACGATTGGGGTGGTCTGGTCGGCTATCAGCTCGCGCTGCGCAGTCCGGATCGGGTGTCGCACTACATCGCGGTCAATACGGCGAGCCCGTTTCTGCGGCCCACGCCGCGGGTGCTGCTCAATGGGCTTCGGGTATGGCATATTCCGCTCAATGCCGCGCCGTTGATCGGTCACCGCATGTCCGGGTCGGTGGTGCCGAGGTGGGCATTGCGAAGGTGGACGTATCGCTCTGCCACGCTGACCTCCGAGGACACTCGGATCTTTCTGGCGCAATTCCGGGATCCGGCTCGGGTGCGAGCCACCGTGTCCTACTACCGGAACATCGTGCGGCGTGAACTGCCGCTGCTGCTGTTCGGCAAGTACCGGTGGTCGCGGCTCACTGTTCCGGTGCTGGTGCTGTCGGGGGATCGTGACCCGCTGCTGCAGCCCGCTCTGATGACCGGATTCGAGCGGTGGGCACCGGATGTGCGGGTGGAGTCGATGGTTGACGTGGGGCATTTCCCGCCGATCGAGGATCCGGGTCGCTTCGTGGCCGGTGTGCTGGGGTTCTGTGCCGATCCTGGTGACCGGGACTGCGTGACGCCGGACACAGTGATGGGGTAG
- a CDS encoding RpiB/LacA/LacB family sugar-phosphate isomerase has protein sequence MRISVAADEDTGVAGAVVEELRRRGHEVTVHGALNPDERDDWAWASAAAARDVEEGRAEQAVVCCWTGTGASIAANKVAGVRAALCVDGYTAGGARRWNDANVLALSLRLTSRALLTEILDAWFAGVASADPGDIANVEYVDRIAD, from the coding sequence ATGCGGATTTCGGTTGCGGCGGACGAGGACACCGGGGTGGCGGGGGCGGTCGTGGAGGAGTTGCGGCGACGCGGGCACGAGGTGACGGTGCATGGGGCACTGAATCCGGACGAGCGGGATGATTGGGCTTGGGCCAGTGCCGCGGCGGCGCGTGATGTCGAGGAGGGGCGGGCGGAGCAGGCCGTGGTGTGCTGCTGGACCGGCACGGGGGCGTCGATCGCGGCGAACAAGGTGGCGGGGGTACGGGCCGCTTTGTGCGTGGACGGGTATACGGCCGGCGGGGCTCGGCGGTGGAACGATGCGAATGTGCTGGCGCTGAGTTTGCGGTTGACCTCGCGGGCACTGCTCACGGAGATTCTGGACGCGTGGTTCGCCGGGGTCGCGAGTGCGGACCCCGGCGATATCGCGAACGTCGAGTACGTGGACCGGATTGCCGACTAG
- a CDS encoding alpha/beta fold hydrolase produces the protein MIDSTTTARASWRAADLGVRREISLPQGRMAVFESGSGRPIVFVHGLLVNANLWRRVVPRLAGEFHCVTVDMPFGSHTLSMPGSDLTPPGMAELICGAIEALGLGPVVLVGNDSGGALCQLVATTRPDLVERLVLTSCDAYENMPPLLVRAIRLTARIPGGLSLLMSALRVPWVRNSPIAFGALAIRPIEPQAADSYVLPAGIARDIRDDLRRALFGQHRRHTLGAAAHFADFDLPVLIAWSGRDPIFPMAHALRLATDFPHARLEVIPGARGFSPEDQPARLATAIAEFASVSRSAQIR, from the coding sequence ATGATCGACTCGACTACTACCGCCCGCGCATCCTGGCGTGCTGCCGATCTGGGTGTGCGCCGCGAGATCTCGCTACCTCAGGGCCGAATGGCCGTGTTCGAGTCCGGAAGCGGTCGTCCGATCGTGTTCGTGCACGGGTTACTGGTCAATGCCAATCTGTGGCGGCGGGTGGTGCCGCGGCTGGCCGGTGAATTCCATTGTGTGACAGTGGATATGCCGTTCGGATCGCATACGCTGTCCATGCCGGGGTCGGATCTCACGCCGCCGGGGATGGCGGAGCTGATCTGCGGCGCAATCGAAGCGCTCGGACTCGGTCCGGTGGTGCTGGTGGGCAACGACAGCGGTGGCGCCCTGTGTCAATTGGTCGCGACCACTCGGCCTGACCTGGTGGAACGTCTAGTGCTGACCTCGTGTGACGCCTATGAGAACATGCCTCCGCTGCTGGTGCGCGCCATTCGGCTCACCGCGCGTATTCCAGGCGGATTGAGTCTGCTCATGTCCGCGCTTCGGGTTCCTTGGGTACGCAATTCGCCGATTGCCTTCGGCGCGTTGGCGATTCGGCCGATCGAACCGCAGGCTGCCGATTCGTATGTACTGCCTGCCGGGATAGCTCGAGATATTCGGGATGACCTGCGCCGCGCGTTGTTCGGTCAACACCGCCGCCATACCCTGGGTGCCGCAGCACATTTCGCCGATTTCGACCTGCCCGTGCTGATCGCCTGGTCCGGTCGTGACCCCATCTTCCCGATGGCCCACGCGCTGCGGCTGGCAACCGACTTTCCCCATGCCCGGCTCGAGGTGATACCCGGGGCGCGGGGATTTTCGCCGGAGGATCAACCGGCTCGGCTGGCCACCGCCATCGCGGAATTCGCGAGTGTGTCCCGGTCGGCGCAGATCCGATGA
- a CDS encoding gamma carbonic anhydrase family protein, translated as MASYEIDGVVPVVAVGAFVHPSAVLIGDVVVESGCYIGPTASIRGDFGSIVIGAGSNVQDGCVLHSFPGRELLLESESHIGHGAVLHGCVIESGAMVGMNAVVMDGARIGARALVGAGSVVRAETTIPPEHLAVGNPVTITTPLDEQTLHWKANGVKVYQELARRSLATLRETPPLTEIPINRPRLSTGRDVSTPLHELRRTNTPPQSR; from the coding sequence ATGGCCAGCTATGAAATCGACGGAGTGGTACCGGTCGTGGCCGTCGGCGCGTTCGTGCACCCGTCCGCGGTGCTGATCGGCGATGTCGTCGTCGAAAGCGGCTGCTACATCGGCCCGACGGCGAGCATACGAGGCGATTTCGGCTCGATCGTGATCGGCGCGGGCTCCAATGTGCAGGACGGCTGCGTCCTGCACTCGTTCCCCGGGCGAGAGTTGCTGCTGGAGAGCGAATCCCATATCGGCCACGGCGCGGTACTGCACGGTTGTGTCATCGAGTCGGGTGCGATGGTCGGAATGAACGCCGTCGTGATGGACGGCGCCCGGATCGGCGCACGCGCGCTCGTCGGCGCCGGCAGCGTAGTGCGCGCCGAAACCACAATTCCCCCCGAGCACCTCGCCGTAGGCAACCCGGTCACGATAACCACACCCCTGGATGAGCAGACGCTCCACTGGAAGGCCAACGGCGTCAAGGTCTATCAAGAATTAGCCAGACGATCCCTGGCCACCCTGCGAGAAACCCCACCCCTCACCGAAATCCCGATCAACCGCCCCCGACTCAGCACCGGCCGCGACGTCTCGACTCCCCTGCACGAACTACGCCGCACCAACACCCCACCGCAGTCGCGCTGA
- a CDS encoding MBL fold metallo-hydrolase, whose amino-acid sequence MRIHHLNCGTMAFGLVDHCLLVETRTELVLVDTGYGLGCVREPGKMLGASRFLLGPKLAEKETAIWQIQALGYDPRDVRHVILTHLDLDHSGGLADFPEATVHVHGPEFRAATATPTLSERLRYRAAQWAHGPKWMVNEVEGAQEWFGFTSVRDLPGLPPEILVVPLAGHTRGHAGVAIDSGNGWLLHAGDSFMLESSIDPESPNTPLWLRMYEQGAIVRDAYRENQRRLRELRRLHGHQISVINSHDAALFHRMTAR is encoded by the coding sequence ATGCGCATTCACCATCTGAACTGCGGCACCATGGCCTTCGGCCTGGTCGACCACTGCCTGCTCGTCGAGACCCGGACCGAACTCGTGCTGGTCGACACCGGATACGGGCTGGGCTGCGTGCGGGAGCCGGGAAAGATGCTGGGCGCGAGCCGATTCCTCCTGGGTCCAAAGCTCGCCGAAAAGGAGACGGCGATCTGGCAGATTCAGGCGCTGGGCTACGACCCTCGTGATGTACGGCACGTCATTCTCACCCACCTCGATCTCGATCACTCCGGTGGCCTGGCCGACTTCCCGGAGGCGACGGTGCATGTGCACGGTCCCGAATTCCGGGCCGCCACAGCGACACCCACCCTTTCCGAGCGCCTGCGGTATCGCGCGGCGCAGTGGGCGCACGGACCCAAGTGGATGGTCAACGAGGTCGAGGGCGCGCAGGAGTGGTTCGGTTTCACCTCGGTGCGTGACCTACCCGGCCTACCCCCGGAGATCCTCGTGGTGCCGCTGGCCGGCCACACCCGCGGTCATGCCGGTGTCGCGATCGACAGCGGCAACGGCTGGCTGCTGCACGCCGGAGATTCCTTCATGTTGGAAAGCTCCATCGACCCCGAGAGTCCGAATACTCCCTTGTGGCTGCGTATGTACGAACAGGGAGCAATAGTCCGCGATGCATATCGGGAGAATCAACGTCGTCTGCGCGAACTCCGGCGCCTGCACGGCCATCAGATCAGCGTCATCAATTCCCACGACGCGGCGCTCTTCCATCGGATGACCGCCCGGTGA
- a CDS encoding DUF2231 domain-containing protein, whose protein sequence is MSTFNGLPAHILLVHFIVVLAPLTAVLLTISALWPAARRRLVWLSLVLAVFVVILTPITTDAGEWLEKRVGRNPDLRTHTHLGDTFIYFAGGLLIAAALVVVVHLRESRGRALSRLLVGVVAALTLAASVAATVQVYRIGESGAQSTWHGVSAQPPRTHPTTDQVLPK, encoded by the coding sequence ATGTCGACCTTCAACGGCCTCCCGGCCCACATCTTGCTCGTGCATTTCATCGTGGTGCTGGCCCCCTTGACCGCGGTGCTGCTGACCATATCGGCGCTGTGGCCCGCGGCCCGCCGCCGCCTGGTCTGGCTGAGCCTCGTGCTGGCCGTGTTCGTGGTGATCCTGACCCCGATCACCACCGATGCGGGGGAGTGGCTGGAGAAGCGTGTCGGGCGAAATCCCGACCTGCGCACGCACACTCACCTCGGCGATACGTTCATCTACTTCGCGGGCGGGTTGTTGATCGCGGCGGCTCTGGTGGTGGTCGTTCACCTGCGCGAGTCCCGCGGCCGTGCGCTGTCCCGACTGCTCGTCGGCGTGGTCGCCGCCCTCACCCTCGCCGCGAGCGTGGCGGCGACGGTGCAGGTGTACCGAATCGGAGAATCCGGCGCCCAGTCGACCTGGCACGGTGTCTCGGCCCAGCCGCCGCGCACCCACCCCACCACCGACCAGGTCCTGCCGAAGTGA
- a CDS encoding TetR/AcrR family transcriptional regulator — MSRQAARSETTRTSLINAARELFAARGYAAVGTPEIVEHAGSSRGALYHHFKDKQELFRAVYEQIQQQLMQQIADELARTETTDPLAAFEAALRMFLQSCMEPERTRICLIDGPAVLGWQEWRALDEKYALGMVAASLQLGVDSGALRNDVPLRPLAHMIIAALGEAGLLIASSEDPAAARIESEAAVLAILDGLRT; from the coding sequence ATGAGCAGGCAAGCCGCCCGATCCGAGACGACCCGAACCAGCCTGATCAATGCGGCGCGCGAACTGTTCGCCGCGCGCGGCTACGCGGCCGTCGGCACTCCCGAGATCGTGGAGCACGCCGGCAGCTCCCGCGGCGCGCTCTACCACCACTTCAAGGACAAGCAGGAGCTCTTCCGCGCGGTGTACGAGCAGATCCAGCAGCAACTCATGCAGCAGATCGCCGACGAACTGGCACGGACCGAGACCACCGATCCGCTCGCCGCCTTCGAAGCCGCGCTGCGCATGTTCCTGCAGTCCTGCATGGAACCGGAACGCACCCGCATCTGCCTGATCGACGGGCCCGCGGTCCTCGGCTGGCAGGAGTGGCGCGCCCTCGACGAGAAGTACGCACTGGGCATGGTCGCGGCGAGCCTGCAACTGGGCGTGGATTCCGGAGCCCTGCGCAATGACGTGCCGCTGCGACCCCTCGCCCATATGATCATCGCCGCCCTCGGCGAGGCCGGTCTACTCATAGCGAGCTCCGAGGATCCGGCCGCCGCCCGAATCGAATCCGAGGCGGCGGTGCTCGCGATCCTGGACGGGCTGCGAACCTAG
- a CDS encoding gamma-glutamylcyclotransferase family protein, which produces MSPWRRARPLPCGPAPLFVYGTLQFPEVLVELLGRAPELEPARVLGQRAAVLPDRIYPGLIPANGVVTQGFLLGGLTPDEWRILDAFEDDEYELRPIPVHAADRHTYAWTYAWTDAVTPGEWSAQRFAADHLADYLARSATWRRDLLQGR; this is translated from the coding sequence GTGAGTCCCTGGCGCCGGGCCCGCCCCCTCCCCTGTGGCCCCGCCCCGCTCTTCGTCTACGGCACCTTGCAATTCCCCGAGGTGCTGGTCGAATTGCTCGGCCGCGCACCGGAATTGGAACCCGCCCGTGTGCTCGGCCAGCGGGCTGCGGTCCTGCCCGATCGGATATACCCGGGCCTGATACCCGCCAACGGTGTTGTGACGCAAGGTTTCCTGCTCGGCGGGCTCACCCCCGACGAGTGGCGGATACTCGACGCCTTCGAAGACGACGAGTACGAACTGCGCCCCATCCCCGTACACGCCGCGGATCGGCACACCTACGCGTGGACCTACGCCTGGACCGATGCGGTGACACCGGGCGAGTGGTCAGCGCAACGTTTCGCCGCCGACCACCTCGCCGACTACCTCGCCCGCTCCGCGACCTGGCGCCGAGACCTCTTGCAGGGCCGCTAG
- a CDS encoding cytochrome P450: MTDSQQPFFDQLDWFDEQDCARLDEGLAWARAQCPVVHTGFGGGMHVVTRYEDLVTVASHPEVFSSTMPGLATVPVALPPIDVDPPLHSDFRAFLNGPFTRAALARYEPVLEKHADALIDGFVADGQVEFVSRFAVPFSAGALAKVVLDDDNEERLQRAVDAVTAVSVQNTPESFAAVAMLAAELMAEREREPRDDFLQSVVDATVEGGRPLTQEERLGVVTVLLLGGLDTTRGALSYIAKFLTEEPGLEARLREPGWARGDLDEVLRYTSTVSVMGRVVVQDNDLLGVPLAKGDRIAVHWRSGNRDTARFDHPDSLDFERNRNPHLAFGIGIHRCVGRHFARLQLEIGINRLLARLTNFRLVPDSVVRSAVGISVGAPEELHLEFDQVGAQP, translated from the coding sequence GTGACCGACAGCCAGCAACCATTCTTCGATCAGCTCGATTGGTTCGACGAGCAAGACTGCGCGCGGCTGGACGAGGGATTGGCATGGGCCCGTGCGCAGTGCCCGGTCGTCCACACCGGCTTCGGCGGCGGCATGCACGTTGTCACCCGGTACGAGGATCTGGTCACGGTGGCCTCGCACCCCGAGGTGTTCAGTTCGACCATGCCCGGACTCGCCACGGTGCCGGTCGCACTACCGCCGATCGACGTCGATCCACCGCTGCACAGTGACTTTCGGGCGTTCTTGAACGGTCCGTTCACCCGCGCCGCCCTGGCACGCTACGAGCCGGTTCTGGAAAAGCATGCCGATGCGCTGATCGACGGGTTCGTCGCGGACGGGCAGGTCGAGTTCGTCAGCCGATTCGCCGTCCCGTTCTCCGCCGGTGCGCTGGCGAAGGTGGTGCTCGACGACGATAACGAGGAGCGGTTGCAGCGCGCGGTCGACGCGGTCACCGCGGTCTCGGTGCAGAACACGCCCGAGAGTTTCGCCGCGGTCGCCATGCTGGCCGCCGAGCTGATGGCCGAACGTGAGCGCGAACCGCGGGACGACTTCCTGCAGTCGGTCGTCGATGCCACGGTGGAGGGTGGTCGGCCGCTGACCCAGGAGGAGCGACTGGGTGTGGTCACGGTCCTGCTGCTGGGCGGTCTGGACACCACGCGCGGTGCGCTGTCGTACATCGCGAAATTCCTGACCGAGGAGCCGGGCCTGGAGGCGCGTCTGCGCGAACCCGGCTGGGCCAGAGGCGATTTGGATGAAGTGCTGCGGTACACCTCGACGGTGAGCGTAATGGGCCGGGTGGTCGTGCAGGACAATGATCTGCTGGGAGTGCCGCTCGCGAAGGGCGATCGTATCGCCGTGCACTGGCGTTCGGGCAATCGCGATACCGCGAGGTTCGATCATCCAGACAGCCTCGACTTCGAACGAAATCGCAATCCGCACTTGGCCTTCGGCATCGGCATCCATCGCTGCGTGGGCAGGCACTTCGCCCGGCTGCAATTGGAGATCGGCATCAACCGGCTGCTGGCCCGGCTGACGAACTTCCGGCTGGTCCCGGACTCGGTCGTCCGCTCGGCGGTCGGTATCAGCGTCGGGGCGCCCGAAGAACTCCACCTGGAGTTCGATCAAGTGGGCGCCCAGCCGTAG
- a CDS encoding acyl-CoA synthetase codes for METAGVVAAVRGQAIGDLLRRSAARVPGKTALVWRGRRESFGGLDEAVNRVAHSLADRGVVQGDRVAVFSHNCREFVLVYFALARLGAVSVPINFMLTADEVAYILGHSGAVGLIAEDALAGEAEAAVKQLGDNEIRLFGWIGLGGLPVAAGWEDVAAWEDHADAFEPAVLIGDDDPVQLMYTSGTESRPKGAIMSHRGLIAQYVSAIVDGRMTAEDIEVHALPLYHCAQLHCFLTPDIYLGATSILLQGPDAATILWTVETERATKLFCPPTVWLSLLRHPDFDSYDLSSLRKGYYGASIMPVEVLHELAERLPGVGLVNFYGQTELAPLATVLAPEDQLTKPGSAGRAALNVETRVVDDDGVSVAPGVIGEIVHRSPQAMLGYWNDPEKTAEAFRDGWFHSGDLGVLDGDGYLSVVDRKKDMIKTGGENVASREVEEVLYQHPDVSEAAVVGIPHPHWIEAVTAVVVTRAGTAPSPAAIIAHCKQYLAPFKVPKFVTFTEALPKNPSGKILKRELRSEYATLAEQPN; via the coding sequence ATGGAGACAGCTGGTGTTGTTGCGGCGGTGCGCGGTCAGGCGATAGGGGATCTGTTGCGGCGCAGTGCTGCTCGGGTTCCGGGGAAGACTGCGCTGGTGTGGCGGGGGCGGCGGGAGAGTTTCGGCGGGCTGGACGAGGCCGTCAATCGGGTTGCGCACAGTTTGGCCGATCGTGGTGTGGTGCAGGGGGATCGGGTCGCGGTGTTCTCGCATAACTGCCGCGAGTTCGTGCTGGTGTACTTTGCGCTGGCCCGGCTCGGGGCGGTGTCGGTGCCGATCAATTTCATGCTGACCGCCGATGAGGTCGCCTACATTCTGGGGCATTCCGGAGCGGTCGGGCTGATTGCGGAGGACGCGCTCGCCGGGGAGGCCGAGGCGGCGGTGAAGCAGTTGGGGGACAATGAGATCCGATTGTTCGGCTGGATCGGACTGGGTGGGCTGCCGGTGGCCGCGGGGTGGGAGGATGTCGCGGCGTGGGAAGACCATGCCGACGCTTTCGAACCCGCGGTGCTCATCGGTGATGACGATCCGGTGCAGCTCATGTACACCTCCGGGACCGAATCGCGGCCCAAGGGCGCGATCATGTCCCATCGCGGGCTGATCGCGCAGTATGTGAGCGCGATCGTGGACGGGCGGATGACCGCCGAGGACATCGAGGTGCATGCGCTGCCGCTCTACCACTGCGCGCAGCTGCACTGCTTCCTCACGCCCGATATCTACCTGGGCGCGACCAGCATTCTGTTGCAGGGGCCCGACGCGGCCACCATTCTGTGGACCGTCGAGACCGAGCGGGCGACCAAGCTGTTCTGCCCGCCCACCGTGTGGCTGTCGCTGCTGCGGCATCCGGATTTCGACAGCTATGACCTGTCCTCACTCCGTAAGGGGTACTACGGGGCGAGCATCATGCCGGTCGAGGTGCTGCACGAGCTGGCCGAAAGACTGCCCGGTGTGGGGCTGGTCAATTTCTACGGGCAGACCGAACTCGCCCCGCTGGCAACGGTTCTCGCGCCGGAGGATCAGCTGACCAAACCCGGATCGGCCGGGCGGGCGGCGTTGAATGTGGAGACCCGTGTGGTCGACGACGACGGCGTATCGGTGGCTCCGGGGGTCATCGGCGAGATCGTGCACCGGTCGCCGCAGGCCATGCTCGGGTACTGGAACGATCCGGAGAAGACCGCGGAAGCCTTCCGCGACGGCTGGTTTCACAGTGGGGACCTGGGTGTGCTGGACGGCGACGGCTACCTCAGCGTGGTCGATCGCAAGAAGGACATGATCAAGACCGGCGGTGAGAATGTCGCCAGTCGTGAGGTCGAAGAGGTCCTTTACCAGCACCCCGATGTTTCGGAAGCCGCCGTGGTCGGCATTCCGCATCCGCACTGGATCGAGGCGGTTACCGCCGTGGTGGTCACCCGTGCCGGAACCGCCCCCAGCCCGGCGGCGATCATCGCCCACTGCAAGCAGTATCTCGCGCCCTTCAAGGTCCCCAAGTTCGTGACCTTCACCGAGGCGCTGCCGAAGAACCCCAGCGGCAAGATCCTCAAACGCGAATTGCGTTCGGAATACGCGACTCTCGCCGAGCAGCCGAACTAG
- a CDS encoding Rieske 2Fe-2S domain-containing protein has product MSTTPPGPRGKVREIDVGAAPTRYARGWHCLGLASTFRDGKPHAVNAFGTKLVVFTDSKGDLKILDGYCRHLGGDLSMGEVKGDSIACPFHDWRWGGDGKCTGIPYARRVPPLARTRAWSTLERNGQLFVWHDHEGSKPTDEVTIPYIDGPYRDEHGTPLEQLSGEWTEWTWNSLLIEGANCREIIDNVVDMAHFFYIHYAFPTFFKNVFEGHVATQYLDSVGRRDIGMAAEIDGDSLLKSEASYFGPSYMVNPLLNSYNGFEVKSALINCHYPVTQDSFVLQWGVSLEKPKGLPDSASQDLAVQMADAISDGFLQDVEIWKHKSKIDNPLLTEEDGPVYQLRRWYDQFYVDVADIDPKSTQRFEFEVDTTKANEAWALEVEENLRRAREESVSLQD; this is encoded by the coding sequence ATGTCGACAACCCCACCGGGGCCCCGTGGGAAGGTTCGCGAGATCGACGTGGGCGCGGCGCCCACTCGCTACGCCCGGGGCTGGCATTGCCTGGGTCTCGCCAGCACCTTCCGTGACGGCAAGCCGCACGCCGTCAATGCTTTCGGCACCAAGCTGGTCGTGTTCACCGACAGCAAGGGTGATCTGAAGATCCTCGACGGTTACTGCCGCCACCTGGGCGGAGACCTGTCCATGGGCGAGGTCAAGGGCGATTCCATCGCCTGCCCGTTCCACGATTGGCGCTGGGGCGGCGACGGCAAGTGCACGGGCATCCCGTATGCCCGGCGCGTGCCCCCGCTGGCTCGCACCCGCGCGTGGAGCACCCTCGAGCGCAACGGACAGCTGTTCGTCTGGCACGACCACGAGGGCAGCAAGCCCACCGATGAGGTGACGATTCCCTACATCGACGGGCCGTACCGCGATGAGCACGGCACACCGCTCGAGCAGTTGTCGGGCGAGTGGACCGAGTGGACCTGGAACTCGCTGCTGATCGAGGGCGCCAACTGCCGCGAGATCATCGACAACGTCGTGGATATGGCGCACTTCTTCTATATCCACTACGCGTTCCCGACCTTCTTCAAGAATGTCTTCGAGGGCCACGTCGCCACCCAGTACCTGGATTCGGTGGGCCGTCGCGATATCGGCATGGCCGCCGAGATCGACGGTGATTCGCTGCTCAAGTCCGAGGCGTCGTATTTCGGCCCGTCGTACATGGTGAATCCACTGCTGAACAGCTACAACGGTTTCGAGGTCAAGAGTGCGCTGATCAACTGCCACTACCCGGTGACGCAGGATTCGTTCGTCCTGCAGTGGGGCGTCTCGCTGGAGAAGCCGAAGGGCCTGCCGGACAGCGCATCACAGGATCTGGCCGTCCAGATGGCCGATGCCATCAGCGACGGCTTCCTGCAGGACGTCGAGATCTGGAAGCACAAGTCCAAGATCGACAACCCGCTGCTGACCGAGGAGGACGGCCCGGTCTACCAGCTGCGCCGCTGGTACGACCAGTTCTACGTGGACGTCGCCGATATCGACCCCAAGTCGACGCAGCGCTTCGAATTCGAGGTCGACACCACCAAGGCGAACGAGGCCTGGGCCCTCGAGGTCGAGGAAAACCTCCGCAGAGCCCGCGAGGAATCGGTGTCACTGCAGGACTGA
- a CDS encoding aldo/keto reductase, which translates to MIATRKLGELTVGAEGLGCMGMSSAYGVYTDEAESIATIHRALDLGVTLIDTANVYGPETNERLVGRAIADRRDRVVLATKFGIVWGAGGSMGARGDAAFVKQSCDESLARLGVDHIDLYYQHRVDPNTPIEETWGALADLVTAGKVRYLGISEASAETIRAAHAVHPITALQSEWSLWTRDLEAEIVPTCRELGIGIVPFSPLGRGFLTGAITSTADLPADDMRRNLPRFTEGNLDSNLAIVAALRKLADEKGVTAGQLALAWVLSRGDDVVPIPGTKRRTYLEQNAAAVDIALSPEDLAAIEAAAPADAIAGARYPEHLARAAGK; encoded by the coding sequence ATGATCGCTACCAGGAAACTCGGCGAGCTGACCGTTGGCGCGGAGGGGCTCGGGTGTATGGGCATGAGTTCTGCGTACGGGGTGTACACCGACGAGGCCGAGTCGATTGCCACCATTCATCGGGCGCTGGATCTGGGCGTCACACTGATCGATACCGCGAATGTGTATGGGCCGGAGACCAATGAGCGGCTGGTCGGGCGTGCGATTGCCGATCGGCGGGATCGGGTGGTGCTGGCTACGAAGTTCGGGATCGTCTGGGGTGCGGGCGGGTCGATGGGAGCGCGGGGTGATGCCGCGTTCGTGAAGCAGAGCTGCGATGAGTCCCTGGCCCGGCTGGGCGTCGACCATATCGACCTGTACTACCAGCACCGGGTGGATCCGAATACGCCGATCGAGGAGACCTGGGGCGCGCTCGCGGATCTGGTGACCGCGGGCAAGGTGCGGTACCTCGGCATCTCGGAGGCCTCGGCGGAAACCATTCGCGCCGCGCACGCCGTCCACCCGATCACCGCCCTGCAGAGCGAATGGTCACTCTGGACCCGCGACCTCGAAGCCGAAATCGTGCCCACCTGCCGCGAATTGGGCATCGGCATCGTCCCCTTCTCCCCCCTCGGTCGCGGCTTCCTCACCGGCGCAATCACTTCCACCGCCGACCTGCCCGCCGACGATATGCGCCGCAACCTCCCCCGCTTCACCGAAGGCAACCTCGACAGCAACCTCGCCATCGTCGCCGCCCTTCGCAAGCTGGCCGACGAAAAGGGCGTAACCGCAGGCCAATTGGCCCTAGCCTGGGTCCTCAGCCGCGGCGACGACGTCGTCCCCATCCCCGGCACCAAACGACGCACCTACCTCGAGCAGAACGCCGCCGCGGTCGACATCGCCCTCAGCCCAGAGGATCTGGCCGCCATAGAAGCCGCCGCCCCCGCCGACGCCATCGCTGGCGCCCGCTACCCAGAGCACCTGGCCCGCGCAGCCGGGAAGTAG